One Catenulispora sp. GP43 genomic window carries:
- the manA gene encoding mannose-6-phosphate isomerase, class I: MYRLTNTTQHYAWGSPSAISDLLGRAPSGQPEAELWMGAHPTAPSRIDGGEATLLDFVSADPVGMLGPQVAARFKNRLPFLLKVLSAAKALSIQTHPTRAQAEAGFAAEQERGLAAGDPNRNYADDWPKPEILMALTDFEALAGCRSAEDAEQVLATLVEFGAEALDPVRAGLADKPEPATVAAAIGRLLEWPAGTRGQLVADVVEACRAGADKGGELAEDFAAVLRVAEDFPGDIGLVAMLLMKRVVLKPGEAIFLEAGGLHAYLRGTGVELLANSDNVLRAGLTPKHIDVAELLRVMDASVPVPVRHGTAIGTGVVEFDTPAPEFRLYHASLDTGTTLRVEVPGTGPRIVLALSGEVELRGTRGTVTLTQGESCFVPAREGRVEASGIADLVVAAPGV; this comes from the coding sequence GTGTACCGGCTCACCAACACCACCCAGCACTACGCGTGGGGTTCGCCCAGCGCCATCAGCGACCTGCTAGGCCGCGCGCCCTCCGGGCAGCCCGAGGCCGAGCTGTGGATGGGCGCGCACCCGACCGCGCCCTCCCGCATCGACGGCGGCGAGGCGACGCTGCTCGACTTCGTCTCGGCAGACCCGGTGGGGATGCTCGGACCCCAGGTCGCCGCCCGGTTCAAGAACCGGCTGCCGTTCCTGCTCAAGGTGCTGTCGGCGGCCAAGGCGCTGTCCATCCAGACGCATCCGACGCGGGCCCAGGCCGAGGCCGGGTTCGCCGCCGAGCAGGAGCGCGGCCTGGCCGCCGGCGACCCGAACCGCAACTACGCGGACGACTGGCCCAAGCCGGAGATCCTGATGGCGCTCACCGACTTCGAGGCGCTGGCCGGATGCCGCAGCGCCGAGGACGCCGAGCAGGTGCTCGCCACGCTGGTGGAGTTCGGCGCCGAGGCGCTGGACCCGGTCCGGGCCGGGCTCGCGGACAAGCCGGAGCCGGCCACCGTGGCCGCGGCGATCGGGCGGCTGCTGGAGTGGCCGGCGGGCACCCGCGGGCAACTGGTGGCCGACGTCGTCGAGGCCTGTCGCGCCGGGGCGGACAAGGGCGGGGAGCTCGCCGAGGACTTCGCGGCCGTCCTGCGCGTCGCCGAGGACTTCCCCGGCGACATCGGCCTGGTGGCGATGCTGCTGATGAAGCGGGTCGTGCTCAAGCCGGGCGAGGCGATCTTCCTGGAGGCCGGCGGGCTGCACGCCTACCTGCGCGGCACCGGGGTCGAGCTGCTCGCCAACTCCGACAACGTGCTGCGCGCGGGCCTGACGCCCAAGCACATCGACGTCGCCGAGCTCTTGCGGGTCATGGACGCCTCGGTCCCGGTCCCGGTGCGGCACGGCACCGCCATCGGCACCGGCGTCGTGGAGTTCGACACCCCGGCCCCGGAGTTCCGCCTGTACCACGCCAGCCTGGACACCGGCACCACGCTGCGCGTGGAGGTGCCCGGCACCGGACCGCGGATCGTGCTGGCGCTGTCCGGTGAGGTCGAGCTGCGGGGGACCCGCGGCACGGTGACGCTGACGCAGGGCGAGTCCTGCTTCGTCCCGGCGCGCGAGGGCCGGGTCGAGGCGTCCGGGATCGCCGACCTGGTGGTGGCCGCCCCCGGGGTCTGA
- a CDS encoding heme o synthase has translation MEDGLLTTVETPPTTAPSRAAVPSAVEAAAAERGGHAVAVVKAYVALTKPRIIELLLVTTIPVMFLALRHVPPLWPVIAVTIGGYLSAGSANALNCYVDRDIDAEMRRTRRRPVPAASVSPHSALVFGLVLGVVSTLWLGLAVNWLSSGLALAANAFYVLVYTMVLKRRTPQNIVWGGAAGCFPALIGWTAATDHLAWAPVVLFMVVFLWTPPHFWALAIRYREDYAAANVPMLPVVAPAREVTKQIVWYSYATVACSLLLWPIGHTGLVYPIAAAVLGVVFLVEAHRLDLRARSGKDGVELQPMRLFHFSNMYLALLFVAAAVSPLVH, from the coding sequence ATGGAGGACGGGCTTTTGACCACGGTCGAGACTCCCCCGACCACGGCTCCGTCCCGGGCCGCCGTTCCTTCAGCCGTTGAGGCGGCGGCGGCAGAACGTGGCGGACACGCTGTGGCGGTGGTCAAGGCGTACGTCGCCCTGACCAAACCCCGCATCATCGAGCTGCTGCTCGTCACCACGATCCCGGTGATGTTCCTGGCGCTGCGCCACGTGCCGCCGCTGTGGCCGGTCATCGCGGTGACCATCGGCGGCTACCTGTCGGCGGGCAGCGCCAACGCGCTGAACTGCTACGTGGACCGCGACATCGACGCCGAGATGCGCCGCACCCGGCGCCGTCCGGTGCCGGCCGCCTCGGTGAGCCCGCACAGCGCACTGGTGTTCGGGCTCGTGCTCGGGGTGGTCTCCACCCTGTGGCTGGGCCTGGCGGTGAACTGGCTGTCCTCGGGCCTGGCGCTCGCGGCGAACGCCTTCTACGTGCTCGTCTACACGATGGTGCTCAAGCGGCGCACGCCGCAGAACATCGTCTGGGGCGGAGCGGCCGGCTGCTTCCCGGCGCTGATCGGCTGGACCGCGGCGACGGACCACCTGGCGTGGGCGCCGGTCGTGCTTTTCATGGTCGTGTTCCTGTGGACGCCGCCGCACTTCTGGGCCCTGGCCATCCGCTACCGCGAGGACTACGCGGCCGCGAACGTGCCGATGCTCCCGGTGGTGGCCCCGGCCCGCGAGGTGACCAAGCAGATCGTCTGGTACTCCTACGCGACCGTGGCCTGCTCGCTGCTGCTGTGGCCGATCGGGCACACCGGCCTGGTCTACCCGATCGCCGCCGCCGTGCTCGGCGTGGTCTTCCTGGTCGAGGCGCACCGGCTGGACCTGCGGGCGCGCTCGGGCAAGGACGGGGTGGAGCTGCAGCCGATGCGGCTGTTCCACTTCTCGAACATGTATCTGGCGCTGCTGTTCGTGGCCGCCGCGGTGAGCCCTCTCGTCCACTGA